The Burkholderia ambifaria AMMD genome has a segment encoding these proteins:
- a CDS encoding porin, whose amino-acid sequence MVKQAVAAAVIGMSAVSGAWAQSSVVLYGSMDAGVAYVNNVGGHAKWAMIQGNTQPDRWGLKGKEDLGGGLSAIFQLENGFYTNNGQFATANTIWNRAAFVGLSSERYGTLTLGRQTPLTFDYLDPLSTAYLAMSWYAFHPGNIDGLAATGNVPYNNAVKYRSPSFGGFSAAATMALGNTTNFSTGKSVGVALNYANGPFKASAVYSNEHDRAILISQTGITSFQGQNTANGYLANKVENIGAGASYQIGDFLVHGLYTRVKMQSNGFSDTFQSYDAGVNYRSSAFNTIAGGAATTTLAGRRWTQVELGDIYSLSKRTQLYANVLFEHGSGGAKASFFTAGTSSTANQVIVLTGIHHSF is encoded by the coding sequence ATGGTCAAGCAAGCGGTAGCAGCAGCAGTGATCGGAATGAGCGCCGTGTCCGGCGCGTGGGCGCAGAGCAGCGTGGTGCTGTACGGCAGCATGGATGCCGGCGTCGCGTACGTGAACAACGTCGGCGGCCATGCGAAGTGGGCAATGATCCAGGGCAACACGCAGCCCGACCGGTGGGGCCTGAAAGGCAAGGAAGACCTCGGCGGCGGCCTGTCGGCGATCTTCCAGCTGGAAAACGGCTTCTATACGAACAACGGCCAGTTCGCGACCGCGAACACGATCTGGAACCGCGCGGCGTTCGTCGGGCTCAGCTCGGAGCGCTACGGCACGCTGACGCTCGGCCGCCAGACGCCGCTGACGTTCGACTATCTCGATCCGCTCAGCACCGCGTATCTCGCGATGAGCTGGTATGCGTTCCACCCCGGCAACATCGACGGGCTCGCCGCGACCGGCAACGTGCCGTACAACAACGCGGTCAAGTACCGTTCGCCGAGCTTCGGCGGCTTCTCGGCCGCGGCGACGATGGCGCTCGGCAACACGACGAACTTCTCGACCGGCAAGTCGGTCGGCGTCGCGCTGAACTATGCGAACGGGCCGTTCAAGGCGTCGGCCGTCTACTCGAACGAGCACGACCGCGCGATCCTGATCAGCCAGACGGGGATCACGTCGTTCCAGGGGCAAAATACCGCGAACGGCTATCTGGCGAACAAGGTCGAGAACATCGGCGCGGGCGCGTCGTACCAGATCGGCGACTTCCTCGTGCACGGCCTCTACACGCGCGTGAAGATGCAGTCGAACGGGTTTTCCGACACGTTCCAGAGCTACGACGCGGGCGTGAACTATCGCAGCAGCGCGTTCAACACGATCGCGGGCGGCGCGGCGACCACGACGCTGGCCGGCCGCCGCTGGACTCAGGTCGAGCTCGGCGACATCTATTCGCTGTCCAAGCGCACGCAGCTCTATGCGAACGTGCTGTTCGAGCACGGCTCGGGCGGCGCGAAGGCCTCGTTCTTCACGGCCGGCACGTCGAGCACCGCGAACCAGGTGATCGTGCTGACCGGCATCCACCATTCGTTCTGA
- a CDS encoding IclR family transcriptional regulator, which yields MSGAPKSPAKPASAPRATASDDADHDASKPAAGDDESSGGASSYLVPGLERGLRILAEFSAREPVLGAPELSKRIGIPRTTTFRLLQTLEALGFLERVNGDRYFRLGVGVMRLGFEYLNSLELTDLGAPVLERLRDATGLSTHLLIRDQRDVVFVAKAQSNTSMFGSVKVHVGTRLPAHATVHGHVLMGDLTRDALRQLYPEKRLEQFTERTPGTVDELYERVRHYARLGYAVSEAAFESGISAVTAPVRDHSGAIVSAITATVPRSEIGEAGEKERLVEAVCGAAVDLSQRLNYRPLESDPTFAHARHRVAMF from the coding sequence ATGAGCGGTGCACCGAAATCGCCGGCGAAGCCGGCAAGCGCGCCGCGCGCGACAGCGAGCGACGACGCCGACCACGACGCGTCGAAGCCGGCCGCGGGCGACGACGAATCGTCCGGCGGCGCGTCGTCATATCTGGTTCCGGGCCTCGAACGCGGACTGCGGATCCTCGCCGAATTCTCCGCGCGCGAGCCGGTGCTCGGCGCGCCCGAGTTGTCGAAACGCATCGGTATCCCGCGCACGACCACCTTCCGTCTGCTGCAGACGCTCGAAGCGCTCGGCTTTCTCGAGCGCGTGAACGGCGACCGCTATTTCCGGCTCGGTGTCGGCGTGATGCGGCTCGGCTTCGAATACCTGAATTCGCTGGAACTGACCGACCTCGGCGCGCCCGTGCTCGAACGGCTGCGCGACGCGACGGGCCTGTCGACGCACCTGCTGATCCGCGACCAGCGCGATGTCGTGTTCGTCGCGAAGGCACAGAGCAACACGTCGATGTTCGGTTCGGTGAAGGTGCACGTCGGCACGCGGCTGCCCGCGCACGCGACCGTGCACGGCCACGTGCTGATGGGCGACCTCACGCGCGACGCGCTGCGTCAGCTGTATCCGGAAAAGCGGCTCGAGCAGTTCACCGAGCGCACGCCGGGCACCGTCGACGAGCTGTATGAGCGCGTGCGTCATTACGCGCGGCTCGGTTATGCGGTGAGCGAAGCCGCGTTCGAGAGCGGCATCTCGGCGGTGACCGCGCCCGTGCGCGACCATTCGGGCGCGATCGTCTCGGCCATCACGGCGACGGTGCCGCGCTCGGAAATCGGCGAGGCCGGCGAGAAGGAGCGGCTCGTCGAAGCGGTATGCGGCGCGGCGGTCGACCTGTCGCAGCGCCTGAACTACCGGCCGCTCGAAAGCGACCCGACGTTCGCGCACGCGCGCCATCGGGTCGCGATGTTCTGA
- a CDS encoding alpha-ketoglutarate-dependent dioxygenase AlkB family protein, whose translation MSTPDLFADAPAPDVDWYPDWLAPSDADRVLAALIDEVAWQQDTIRTPRGRIPLPRLTAWQGEPDAVYVYSGIRNVPAPWTAAVLDLKRAVELTCGETFNSVLLNRYRNGQDSLGWHADNEPELGDAPVIASVSLGAMRVFDLRHRATGVVHAYRLTHGSLLVMRGRTQAEWQHRVPKAPAVQGERINLTFRRVVSAAATR comes from the coding sequence ATGTCGACGCCCGATCTTTTCGCCGATGCGCCCGCGCCCGACGTGGACTGGTACCCGGACTGGCTCGCACCGTCCGACGCCGATCGCGTGCTGGCCGCGCTGATCGATGAAGTCGCATGGCAACAGGACACGATCCGCACGCCGCGCGGCCGCATTCCGCTGCCGCGGCTCACCGCGTGGCAGGGCGAACCGGACGCCGTCTACGTGTATTCGGGAATCCGCAACGTGCCCGCGCCGTGGACGGCGGCCGTGCTCGATCTGAAGCGTGCAGTCGAGCTCACGTGCGGCGAGACTTTCAACAGCGTGCTGCTCAATCGTTACCGCAACGGACAGGACAGCCTCGGCTGGCATGCGGACAACGAGCCGGAGCTGGGCGACGCTCCGGTGATCGCGTCGGTCAGCCTCGGTGCGATGCGCGTGTTCGATCTTCGTCATCGCGCGACCGGCGTCGTGCATGCATACCGGCTGACGCACGGCAGCCTGCTCGTGATGCGCGGCCGCACGCAGGCCGAATGGCAGCATCGCGTGCCGAAGGCGCCGGCCGTGCAGGGCGAGCGCATCAATCTGACGTTCCGGCGGGTGGTGTCGGCGGCGGCGACTCGTTAG
- a CDS encoding metallophosphoesterase — MRSFFVRFIAIGVLFHLYVGLRIIPGAFASPLARTIAALVLASFVVLIPVGMFSRRFDEGWAATLVGWAGALAMGFFSSLLVLTFLRELVLLGVVAWRHLGHDGAWSGASADTALGVLVAAVLVTAIGFVGARRTAAVKRVSIPVDGLPAALDGLTIVQLSDIHVGPTIKRPYIERIVRAVNALEADLVVVTGDVVDGSVKRLREHTAPLGRMQSRHGSFLVTGNHEYYAGAHAWIDEFRRIGLTVLLNEHVLIEHDGARAVLAGVTDFTAGGFDPAHRSDPEQALAGAPRDVATKILLAHQPRSAEAASRAGFTVQLSGHTHGGQFLPWPPFVRLQQPVIGGLNRFGAMWLYTSRGTGYWGPPNRFGVPSEITLIRLTRATG; from the coding sequence ATGCGAAGTTTCTTTGTCCGGTTCATCGCAATCGGCGTGCTGTTCCATTTGTATGTCGGGCTGCGGATCATTCCCGGCGCATTCGCGTCGCCGCTCGCGCGCACGATCGCGGCGCTGGTCCTCGCGAGCTTCGTCGTGCTGATCCCGGTCGGCATGTTCTCGCGCCGCTTCGACGAAGGCTGGGCCGCGACGCTCGTCGGCTGGGCCGGCGCGCTCGCGATGGGCTTCTTCTCGTCGCTGCTGGTGCTGACGTTCCTGCGCGAGCTGGTGCTGCTCGGCGTCGTCGCGTGGCGGCATCTCGGGCATGACGGCGCGTGGAGCGGCGCGAGCGCCGACACGGCGCTCGGCGTGCTGGTGGCCGCGGTGCTGGTCACTGCGATCGGATTCGTCGGCGCGCGCCGCACGGCGGCGGTCAAGCGCGTGTCGATTCCGGTCGACGGGCTGCCGGCCGCGCTCGACGGGCTGACGATCGTGCAACTGTCGGACATTCACGTCGGGCCGACGATCAAGCGGCCGTATATCGAGCGGATCGTGCGGGCGGTCAATGCGCTCGAGGCGGATCTCGTCGTCGTCACGGGCGACGTGGTCGACGGCTCGGTCAAGCGGCTGCGCGAACACACGGCGCCGCTCGGCCGCATGCAGTCGCGGCACGGCAGCTTCCTCGTGACGGGCAACCACGAATACTACGCCGGCGCGCACGCGTGGATCGACGAATTCCGGCGAATCGGCTTGACGGTGCTGCTCAACGAGCACGTGCTGATCGAGCACGACGGTGCGCGCGCGGTGCTCGCGGGCGTTACCGATTTCACGGCGGGCGGGTTCGATCCCGCGCATCGCAGCGACCCCGAGCAGGCGCTGGCGGGCGCGCCACGCGACGTCGCGACGAAGATCCTGCTCGCGCACCAGCCGCGCAGCGCGGAAGCGGCGAGCCGCGCCGGCTTCACCGTGCAGCTGTCCGGCCATACGCACGGCGGCCAGTTCCTGCCGTGGCCGCCGTTCGTGCGTCTGCAGCAGCCTGTGATTGGCGGGCTCAACCGGTTCGGCGCGATGTGGCTCTATACGAGCCGCGGCACCGGCTACTGGGGGCCGCCGAACCGCTTCGGCGTGCCGTCCGAAATCACGCTGATCCGGTTGACGCGCGCGACTGGGTGA
- the mdtN gene encoding multidrug transporter subunit MdtN, translating into MKAAGITRPSTKGRVIALAIVALGIAALAYAYHRTSAYPSTDDASIDADLVHVASPVGGRIVRLAVHENQRVAKGDLLYEIDPVPYRLTVAQAQADVELARASLDTRRRSLIGEHSNAAVAVEQVKRATQNYDLATRDVNRLAPLAAQGYVSAQQFDQAKVRQRDAAVSLAQAKEQQRSSAQTIGDDADAIATLHAREAALARAQHALDDTVVRAPHDGLVTGLTVLAGETLAPNQSIFTLIDASEWFAVGNFRETSLNRIAVGDCATVYSMIDRSRALTGKVIGIGAGIADSDRINLPRALPIVQRSVNWVHVAQRFPVRVKLDEPDGKLVRVGASAIVEVRHGSACR; encoded by the coding sequence ATGAAGGCCGCCGGCATCACCCGCCCGTCCACGAAAGGCCGCGTGATCGCGCTGGCGATCGTCGCGCTCGGCATCGCCGCGCTCGCGTACGCGTACCACCGCACATCGGCCTACCCGTCCACCGACGACGCGTCGATCGACGCGGACCTCGTCCACGTCGCGTCGCCCGTCGGCGGCCGCATCGTGCGGCTCGCCGTGCACGAGAACCAGCGTGTCGCGAAAGGCGACCTGCTGTATGAAATCGATCCGGTGCCGTACCGGCTGACGGTCGCGCAGGCGCAGGCCGATGTCGAGCTCGCGCGCGCATCGCTCGACACGCGCCGCCGGTCGCTGATCGGCGAGCATTCGAACGCGGCGGTCGCCGTCGAGCAGGTCAAGCGCGCGACGCAGAATTACGATCTCGCGACGCGCGACGTGAACCGCCTCGCGCCGCTCGCCGCACAGGGCTACGTGAGCGCGCAGCAGTTCGACCAGGCGAAGGTGCGGCAGCGCGATGCGGCCGTGTCGCTCGCGCAGGCCAAGGAACAGCAGCGATCGTCCGCGCAGACGATCGGCGACGATGCCGACGCGATCGCGACGCTCCATGCGCGCGAAGCCGCACTCGCCCGCGCGCAGCACGCGCTCGACGATACGGTCGTGCGCGCGCCGCACGACGGGCTCGTGACGGGGCTGACCGTGCTCGCCGGCGAAACCCTCGCGCCGAACCAGTCGATCTTCACGCTGATCGACGCAAGCGAATGGTTCGCGGTCGGCAATTTCCGCGAGACGTCGCTGAATCGTATCGCGGTCGGCGATTGCGCGACCGTCTATTCGATGATCGACCGCAGCCGCGCGCTGACGGGCAAGGTCATCGGCATCGGCGCCGGCATCGCGGACAGCGATCGCATCAACCTGCCGCGCGCGCTGCCGATCGTGCAGCGGTCGGTGAACTGGGTGCATGTCGCGCAGCGCTTCCCCGTGCGCGTGAAGCTCGACGAACCCGACGGCAAGCTCGTGCGTGTCGGCGCGAGCGCGATCGTCGAGGTCCGGCATGGCTCAGCCTGCCGCTGA
- a CDS encoding FUSC family protein — MAQPAADVRAPGPREVLRLLAPFPGRTSIAVRVALICALTVLVTSAYGTPEAALSAYVVFFMIRADRVTSIVLAAALLLIVTIVIGLVLGIAIFSIDYSILRVACMAVLSVGLLYLTSASKLRPVGAILAMIVGFGLDQLGLAPFGEAATRALLYIWLTIAIPVGVAIVVNLLIAPSPRRLALAQIAKRLRLAARRLRGEDDDDDARAAFDASLREGDKQLLTWLKLSKLEGSSSAADVAALRQAIASSTALMVGVALADREPDARLPDAFAAPIAATLDEMAAILERGGYPVDVTLALPPVDPLPPLARVAATDLHAAITRFAEPGATADPTAAAPTPRGGFFLPDARSNPDHIRYALKTTAAAIFCYLLYSQLDWSGIHTCVVTCYIVSLGSTAETVEKLTLRIVGCIVGALLGTAALVFVVPALSSVGELMALVFAGAWLSAWVAFGSPRIGYAGFQIAFAFFLCVIQGAGPGFDLTIARDRTIGILLGNVVVYLVFTRIWPVSIGKQIDVALAALLEQWRRVVQIAQPAERRTLAAEAFARHGAIAQELGLVHYEPSWVRPAATWLATRRRALAELGALEGPLFLLAERAPGDAAIGARLARVVALRDGDPAADTAAPAPPSTASAATMPAPPPAATPADPARDALLNLIDTRLAHIADAARQATPKEPAPHARP, encoded by the coding sequence ATGGCTCAGCCTGCCGCTGACGTCCGCGCGCCGGGCCCGCGCGAAGTCCTGCGACTGCTCGCGCCGTTTCCGGGGCGCACGTCGATCGCCGTGCGGGTCGCACTGATCTGCGCGCTGACCGTGCTCGTGACGAGCGCGTACGGTACGCCCGAAGCCGCGCTGTCCGCCTACGTCGTGTTCTTCATGATCCGCGCCGACCGCGTGACGAGCATCGTGCTCGCGGCGGCGCTCCTGCTGATCGTCACGATCGTGATCGGGCTCGTGCTCGGCATCGCGATCTTCAGCATCGACTATTCGATCCTGCGGGTCGCGTGCATGGCCGTGCTGTCGGTCGGGCTGCTGTACCTGACGTCGGCCAGCAAGCTGCGCCCCGTGGGCGCGATCCTCGCGATGATCGTCGGCTTCGGGCTCGACCAGCTCGGCCTCGCACCGTTCGGCGAAGCCGCGACCCGCGCGCTGCTCTATATCTGGCTGACGATCGCGATTCCGGTCGGCGTCGCGATCGTCGTCAACCTGCTGATCGCGCCGTCGCCGCGCCGGCTCGCGCTCGCGCAGATCGCCAAGCGCCTGCGGCTCGCCGCGCGGCGGCTGCGCGGCGAAGACGACGACGACGACGCGCGCGCAGCATTCGACGCCAGCCTGCGCGAAGGCGACAAGCAGTTGCTGACATGGCTCAAGCTGTCGAAACTCGAAGGCTCGTCGAGCGCCGCCGACGTTGCGGCACTGCGCCAGGCGATTGCGTCGAGCACGGCGCTGATGGTCGGCGTCGCGCTGGCCGATCGCGAACCCGACGCACGGCTGCCCGACGCGTTCGCCGCACCGATCGCGGCCACGCTCGACGAGATGGCGGCCATTCTCGAGCGCGGCGGCTATCCGGTCGACGTGACGCTCGCACTGCCGCCGGTCGATCCACTGCCGCCGCTCGCGCGCGTCGCCGCGACCGATCTCCATGCGGCGATCACGCGCTTCGCGGAACCGGGCGCGACGGCCGATCCGACTGCAGCCGCGCCGACACCGCGCGGCGGCTTCTTCCTGCCGGATGCGCGCAGCAATCCCGATCACATCCGCTATGCGCTGAAGACGACCGCCGCGGCCATCTTCTGCTATCTGCTGTATTCGCAGCTCGACTGGTCGGGCATCCATACGTGCGTCGTCACCTGCTACATCGTGTCGCTCGGCTCGACCGCCGAGACGGTCGAGAAGCTCACGCTGCGGATCGTCGGCTGCATCGTCGGTGCGCTGCTCGGCACCGCGGCGCTCGTGTTCGTCGTTCCGGCGCTCTCGTCGGTCGGTGAGTTGATGGCGCTGGTGTTCGCCGGCGCGTGGCTGTCCGCGTGGGTCGCGTTCGGCTCGCCGCGCATCGGGTACGCGGGCTTCCAGATCGCATTCGCGTTTTTCCTGTGCGTGATCCAGGGCGCCGGCCCCGGCTTCGACCTGACGATCGCGCGCGATCGCACGATCGGCATCCTGCTCGGCAACGTCGTCGTGTATCTCGTATTCACGCGCATCTGGCCCGTCAGCATCGGCAAGCAGATCGACGTCGCGCTCGCCGCGCTGCTCGAGCAGTGGCGCCGCGTCGTGCAGATCGCGCAGCCGGCCGAACGCCGCACGCTCGCCGCCGAAGCCTTCGCGCGCCACGGCGCGATCGCGCAGGAGCTCGGCCTCGTCCACTACGAACCGTCGTGGGTACGCCCCGCCGCCACGTGGCTCGCCACCCGGCGCCGCGCACTCGCGGAACTCGGCGCGCTCGAAGGCCCGCTGTTCCTGCTCGCCGAGCGCGCGCCGGGCGACGCGGCGATCGGCGCACGGCTCGCGCGCGTGGTCGCGCTGCGTGACGGCGACCCGGCTGCCGACACCGCTGCGCCGGCGCCGCCGTCGACAGCAAGCGCGGCGACCATGCCGGCCCCGCCCCCGGCCGCCACGCCCGCCGACCCTGCACGCGACGCGCTGCTGAACCTGATCGACACGCGGCTCGCGCACATCGCCGACGCCGCGCGTCAAGCCACCCCGAAGGAGCCTGCCCCTCATGCGCGTCCCTGA
- a CDS encoding TolC family protein: MRVPEPPAASIAAAALATAVALAGCATSSIDLAPDAPDRPWQPQTSAAGDIVPAPPLASAQRAPHDYTLPASPALASVSPPAALDTAHPYTLPELIDLAESTNPLTRIAWNDARNAALAVGIAKAAYLPNLSATAMGAYQTSHGSTSTILGDASSNTTAHGTISALSLQWLLFDFGGRTARVEAAEQASVASNVAFTAVHQQVIHDVTVAYYRYEAARSRAASAQQGLTNADAILAASRARLKQGVGTVVELAQSTQNRAQANLALVQANGAQSDSYLTLVSALGISPLSKPSIAALPKRPLPPALASSVDAIVSDAIARRPDLQGAYALEQANRAKIKAAEAAFMPKVFLSASTSYASGGTAITALPAIGDQAPTVNLNGSRYGGGVFLGVTIPLYDGGLRSAVLMQARNDAQSASARLTRTKEEAVRQVVAAQNAVQTSLASHDAAKALVDAAQTSYDAALTAYRNGVGSVTDATIAQSQLLAARNAEVDSYAGALSAAAALALATGTIGSSQAPSQ, translated from the coding sequence ATGCGCGTCCCTGAACCGCCGGCCGCGTCGATCGCCGCCGCCGCGCTCGCGACTGCCGTCGCGCTGGCCGGTTGCGCAACGTCGTCGATCGATCTGGCGCCGGACGCACCCGATCGCCCGTGGCAGCCGCAAACGTCGGCCGCGGGCGACATCGTGCCGGCCCCGCCGCTCGCGTCCGCGCAACGCGCACCGCACGACTACACGCTGCCGGCCTCGCCCGCGCTCGCATCGGTGTCGCCGCCCGCCGCGCTCGATACCGCGCATCCGTATACGCTGCCCGAGCTGATCGATCTCGCCGAATCGACGAACCCGCTGACCCGCATCGCGTGGAACGACGCGCGCAACGCGGCGCTCGCGGTCGGCATCGCGAAGGCCGCGTACCTGCCGAATTTGTCCGCGACCGCGATGGGCGCGTACCAGACGAGCCACGGCTCGACATCCACGATCCTCGGCGACGCGTCGAGCAACACGACCGCGCACGGCACGATCTCGGCGCTGTCGCTGCAATGGCTGCTGTTCGATTTCGGCGGCCGTACGGCGCGCGTCGAGGCGGCCGAGCAGGCGTCGGTCGCGTCGAACGTCGCGTTCACGGCCGTGCATCAGCAGGTGATCCACGACGTGACGGTCGCGTACTACCGCTACGAAGCCGCCCGCTCGCGCGCGGCCAGCGCGCAGCAAGGCCTGACGAACGCCGATGCGATCCTCGCGGCGTCCCGCGCACGGCTCAAGCAAGGCGTCGGCACCGTCGTCGAACTCGCGCAGTCGACGCAGAACCGCGCACAGGCGAATCTCGCGCTGGTGCAGGCGAACGGCGCGCAAAGCGACAGCTATCTCACACTGGTTTCCGCGCTCGGCATCTCGCCGCTGTCGAAGCCGTCGATCGCCGCGCTGCCGAAGCGGCCGCTGCCGCCCGCGCTCGCTTCGTCGGTCGACGCGATCGTGTCGGATGCGATCGCGCGCCGTCCCGACCTGCAGGGCGCGTATGCGCTGGAGCAGGCCAACCGCGCGAAGATCAAGGCCGCGGAAGCCGCGTTCATGCCGAAGGTCTTCCTGTCCGCGTCGACGTCCTATGCCAGCGGCGGCACGGCCATCACCGCGCTGCCCGCGATCGGCGACCAGGCGCCGACCGTCAACCTGAACGGCAGCCGCTACGGCGGCGGCGTGTTCCTCGGCGTGACGATCCCGCTGTACGACGGCGGCCTGCGCTCGGCGGTGCTGATGCAGGCGCGCAACGATGCGCAGAGCGCGTCCGCGCGCCTCACGCGGACCAAGGAGGAAGCCGTCCGCCAGGTCGTCGCCGCGCAGAATGCGGTGCAGACGAGCCTCGCATCGCACGATGCGGCAAAGGCGCTCGTCGACGCCGCGCAGACGAGCTACGACGCGGCGCTGACCGCGTACCGGAACGGCGTGGGCTCGGTCACCGATGCGACGATCGCGCAAAGCCAGCTGCTCGCGGCCCGCAACGCGGAGGTCGACAGCTACGCCGGCGCGCTGTCGGCCGCCGCCGCGCTCGCGCTCGCGACGGGGACGATCGGGTCGTCGCAGGCACCGTCGCAGTAA
- a CDS encoding MgtC/SapB family protein — protein sequence MTLDFALRLFVAFACGVAIGLERQMRQRTAGLRTITLVASGACLFVTLGVLTGNGVAGVTQIAAYVVSGVGFLGGGVIMRDKGSIQGINTAATLWCSAAVGVLAGSGHFVPALAGTGVVLLTNTVLRGVSQAINATPVSNADLVREYQITVICLTADEVHIRTLLSNSMYAKPLSFQSLTSEDVPEQPDRLKVTATLKLHPKDQQKLEQIASRMSMEKSISSVSWTAKEAEPLME from the coding sequence ATGACTCTCGATTTCGCACTCCGTCTTTTCGTCGCGTTCGCCTGCGGCGTCGCGATCGGCCTCGAACGCCAGATGCGGCAACGCACGGCGGGCCTGCGCACGATCACGCTCGTCGCGAGCGGCGCGTGCCTGTTCGTCACGCTCGGCGTGCTGACCGGCAACGGCGTGGCCGGCGTCACGCAGATCGCTGCCTACGTCGTGTCGGGCGTCGGCTTTCTCGGCGGCGGCGTGATCATGCGCGACAAGGGTTCGATCCAGGGCATCAACACGGCCGCGACGCTGTGGTGCTCGGCCGCCGTCGGCGTGCTGGCCGGCTCCGGCCACTTCGTGCCGGCGCTGGCCGGCACGGGCGTCGTGCTGCTCACCAACACGGTGCTGCGCGGCGTCAGCCAGGCGATCAACGCGACCCCCGTGTCGAATGCCGATCTCGTGCGCGAATACCAGATCACCGTGATCTGCCTCACCGCGGACGAAGTGCACATCCGCACGCTGCTGTCGAATTCGATGTATGCGAAACCGCTGTCGTTCCAGAGCCTGACCAGCGAGGACGTGCCCGAGCAGCCGGACCGGCTGAAGGTGACCGCGACGCTGAAGCTGCATCCGAAGGATCAGCAGAAGCTCGAGCAGATCGCGAGCCGGATGAGCATGGAGAAGAGCATTTCCAGCGTGAGCTGGACCGCGAAGGAAGCGGAACCGCTGATGGAGTGA
- a CDS encoding autoinducer binding domain-containing protein, with translation MELRWQDAYQQFSAAEDEQQLFQRIAAYSKRLGFEYCCYGIRVPLPVSKPAVAIFNTYPDGWMARYQAQNYIEIDSTVRDGAMSTNMIVWPDVDRIDPCPLWQDARDYGLSVGVAQSSWAARGAFGLLSIARHADRLTPAEINMLTLQTNWLANLSHSLMSRFMLPKLSPESSVTLTAREREVLRWTAEGKTACEIGQILSISERTVNFHVNNILEKLGATNKVQAVVKAIGAGLIDTP, from the coding sequence ATGGAATTACGCTGGCAGGATGCCTACCAACAATTCAGTGCCGCGGAAGACGAGCAGCAGCTCTTCCAGCGGATCGCTGCCTATTCTAAACGCCTCGGCTTCGAATATTGCTGTTACGGCATTCGCGTGCCGCTGCCCGTATCGAAGCCGGCCGTCGCGATCTTCAATACCTATCCGGACGGCTGGATGGCGCGCTACCAGGCGCAGAACTACATCGAGATCGATTCGACGGTTCGCGACGGCGCGATGAGCACCAACATGATCGTGTGGCCGGACGTCGACCGGATCGACCCGTGCCCGTTGTGGCAGGACGCGCGCGACTACGGGCTGTCGGTGGGCGTTGCGCAGTCGAGCTGGGCGGCGCGCGGCGCGTTCGGGCTGCTGAGCATCGCCCGTCATGCGGACCGGCTCACGCCAGCCGAGATCAACATGCTGACGCTGCAGACAAACTGGCTCGCGAACCTGTCGCATTCGCTGATGAGCCGCTTCATGCTGCCGAAGCTGTCGCCGGAGTCGAGCGTCACGCTGACCGCACGCGAGCGCGAGGTGCTGCGCTGGACGGCCGAAGGCAAGACCGCGTGCGAGATCGGCCAGATCCTCAGCATCTCGGAGCGCACGGTCAATTTCCACGTGAACAACATCCTCGAGAAGCTCGGCGCGACGAACAAGGTCCAGGCGGTCGTCAAGGCGATCGGGGCGGGACTCATCGACACGCCCTGA
- a CDS encoding DUF4902 domain-containing protein, which produces MTSPLLHPVRGPSPDGYVRLSENALAALALDHVASDLDASLLAELRDSAIDARLAGYTEWHRPASAGVAYLTVGWDWYLERATGTFVIAGGDVRSNIMAVDANGADLGMFRTAAALAARLAGIDWPAAVASALLGRNDTYHAGPTLQ; this is translated from the coding sequence ATGACTTCACCTTTGTTGCACCCGGTCCGCGGCCCGTCTCCGGACGGCTACGTACGGCTGTCCGAAAACGCACTGGCCGCGCTCGCGCTCGACCATGTCGCCAGCGACCTCGATGCATCGCTGCTCGCGGAACTGCGCGACAGCGCCATCGACGCGCGCCTGGCCGGCTATACCGAATGGCACCGCCCGGCCAGTGCCGGCGTCGCATACCTGACGGTCGGCTGGGACTGGTATCTCGAACGTGCAACCGGCACGTTCGTGATCGCGGGCGGCGACGTCCGCAGCAACATCATGGCCGTGGACGCCAACGGCGCCGACCTCGGCATGTTCCGCACCGCCGCCGCGCTCGCCGCACGGCTGGCAGGCATTGACTGGCCCGCCGCCGTCGCATCGGCGCTGCTCGGCCGCAATGACACCTATCATGCCGGTCCCACGCTCCAGTGA